A single window of Toxotes jaculatrix isolate fToxJac2 chromosome 4, fToxJac2.pri, whole genome shotgun sequence DNA harbors:
- the ndufaf5 gene encoding arginine-hydroxylase NDUFAF5, mitochondrial isoform X1, giving the protein MSGTACGRVLHRLHTAGWRLRAEPRAGPVRGLSGSGRGTMNVFNREMKKRQKNWAASLQDGHQYDYLRDEVGSRVADRVYDIARTFPLALDVGSGKSHIAEHLSKDVVERLFLTDISEKTLKKTRRSEIPTHRVLADEEFLPFKENTFDLVMSSLSLHWINDLPGALRQIHQVLKPDGVFIGAMVGGETLYELRCSLQLAETEREGGFSPHISPYTAVTDLGNLLGQAGFNMLTVDIDEVQVHYPGIMEVMTDLQGMGESNCAWNRRLLLHRDTMLAAAAIYKEMYGNEDGSIPATFEILYMIGWKPHESQAKPAARGSATVSFRDLSKISQPPTDKS; this is encoded by the exons aTGAGCGGCACAGCGTGCGGGAGAGTCCTGCACAGGCTGCACACCGCCGGCTGGAGGCTCCGGGCTGAGCCGAGGGCCGGACCCGTCAGAGGGCTGTCGGGGTCGGGCAGGGGCACCATGAATGTGTTCAACAGGGAGATgaagaagaggcagaagaaCTGGGCCGCCTCTCTGCAGGACGGCCACCAGTACGACTACCTGAGGGACGAG gttGGAAGCCGGGTGGCTGATCGGGTCTATGACATCGCGAG GACGTTTCCTCTGGCGTTGGACGTGGGCAGTGGGAAGAGTCACATCGCGGAGCATTTAAGCAAA GACGTTGTGGAGCGATTGTTCCTGACAGACATCTCTGAGAAGACGctg AAAAAGACTCGACGGAGTGAGATCCCGACTCACCGCGTTCTGGCTGATGAGGAGTTTCTGCCGTTCAAAGAAAACACCTTCGACCTGGTGATGAGCAGCCTGAG CCTGCACTGGATAAACGACCTGCCCGGAGCCctcagacag ATCCACCAGGTGCTGAAGCCGGACGGGGTGTTCATCGGGGCGATGGTGGGCGGGGAGACGCTCTACGAGCTGAGGTGCTCCCTCCAGCTCGCCGAGAccgagagggagggaggattcTCCCCCCACATCTCCCCCTACACGGCCGTCACCGACCTGGGCAACCTGCTGGGCCAGGCTGGCTTCAACATGCTGACTGTG GACATTGATGAAGTTCAGGTTCACTATCCGGGAATCATGGAAGTCATGACTGACCTACAAG GTATGGGTGAGAGTAACTGTGCCTGGAACAGGAGGTTGTTGCTGCACAGAGACACCAtgttagcagcagcagccatttATAAAG agaTGTACGGTAACGAGGACGGGTCCATTCCTGCCACCTTTGAGATCCTCTACATGATTGGCTGGAAGCCTCACGAGTCACAG gccaaacCAGCGGCGCGAGGCTCGGCCACCGTGTCTTTCAGGGATCTGTCAAAGATCAGCCAGCCGCCCACAGACAAGTCATAG
- the acaa1 gene encoding 3-ketoacyl-CoA thiolase, peroxisomal, whose translation MHRLKVISGHLAPSGSSGYRRDLWRSECGSGSGSAGSSGPEDVVVVHGLRTAIGRAKRGAFKDTTPDELLSAAMTAVLTDVGLSPNQLGDVCVGNVLQPGAGALMARVAHFLSGFPETVPVYTVNRQCSSGLQALFNIAGAIRSKSIDLGLACGVESMSLRSMGKPGDLSPRLMDNDKARDCIIPMGITSENVAERFGVSREKQDAFALSSQQKAARAQSMGLFDQEIVPVTARLVDDEGKERQVTVRKDDGIRPGTTLAGLSKLRPAFKPDGSTTAGNSSQVSDGAAAVLIGRRSAVEALGLPVLGVLRASAVVGVPPDVMGIGPAFAIPAALEQAGLTVADIDVFEINEAFASQAVYCVEKLGIPLEKVNPNGGAIALGHPLGCTGARQVVTLLNELKRRGRRAYGVVSMCIGTGMGAAAVFEYPGP comes from the exons ATGCACAGGTTAAAGGTAATTTCGGGTCACCTGGCTCCATCTGGTTCCTCTGGCTACAGACGGGATTTATGGAGGTCAGAGTGTGGGTCAGGATCTGGGTCTGCAGGGAGCAGCGGTCCGGAGGACGTGGTGGTGGTTCATGGACTGAGGACTGCTATCGGGAGAGCTAAGAGAGGAGCGTTTAAG GACACCACCCCCGacgagctgctgagtgcagccatGACAGctgtgctgacagatgttgGACTGTCACCCAATCAGCTGGGAGACGTCTGTGTGG GTAACGTGCTGCAGCCTGGAGCTGGAGCTTTGATGGCCAGAGTGGCTCACTTCCTCAG TGGGTTTCCAGAGACGGTTCCCGTCTACACCGTGAACAGACAGTGCTCCTCGGGGCTGCAGGCTCTGTTTAACATCGCAG GAGCCATAAGAAGCAAGTCCATCGACCTGGGTCTCGCCTGTGG tgtggaGAGCATGTCTCTGCGTTCAATGGGAAAACCTGGAGATCTGAGCCCCAGACTGATGGACAACGACAAGGCCAGAGACTGCATCATTCCCATGGG CATCACCTCGGAGAACGTGGCAGAGAGATTCGGAGTCTCCAGAGAGAAGCAGGACGCCTTCGCTCTCAGCTCACAGCAGAA AGCAGCCCGGGCACAGAGCATGGGACTGTTCGACCAGGAGATCGTTCCCGTCACCGCCAGGTTAGTGGACGATGAAGGTAAAGAGCGACAGGTGACGGTCCGTAAAGACGACGGGATCAGGCCCGGAACGACTCTGGCAGGACTGAGTAAACTCCGGCCGGCGTTTAAACCTGACGGCAGCACCACGGCAG GTAACTCCAGCCAGGTGAGTGACGGAGCAGCAGCCGTGCTGATTGGTCGCAGGTCTGCAGTGGAGGCTCTGGGTCTGCCGGTCCTGGGAGTCCTGAGGGCCAGTGCGGTGGTGGGAGTCCCTCCTGACGTTATGGGTATTGGACCAGCTTTTGCCATCCCTGCAGCTCTGGAACAAGCCG GATTAACTGTGGCTGATATCGATGTGTTTGAAATCAACGAGGCCTTCGCCAGTCAG gcGGTGTACTGTGTGGAGAAGCTGGGCATCCCGCTGGAGAAGGTGAATCCAAACGGAGGAGCCATCGCTCTGGGCCATCCCCTCGGCTGCACCGGAGCTCGGCAGGTGGTGACGCTGCTGAACGAGCTGAAGCGCAGAGGCAGGAG GGCTTACGGCGTCGTGTCCATGTGCATTGGCACCGGGATGGGAGCTGCCGCCGTGTTCGAGTACCCCGGGCCGTAG
- the gas8 gene encoding dynein regulatory complex subunit 4 isoform X1 — MLRSTPPKNKGKKAGKGKSSAVVDGLSTEEMSKDQLEEHIVRLREELDREREERSYFQLERDKIQAFWETSKRNLEETKAELRNRRREREEAEERHRVEISVYKQKLKHVLSEQHNTISELKMDGVASTSLVQNQHTQSELRLRKDVHGLQADCREKRLQNETCIKELKLTHQVELMELTNDYDRRIREIEVKYHKKMQSMIEAEEKRRRAEVSQLEQRMRSRVVTVMEDQDRALRGAEEYFFTAQTKQLADQKALKERLAEAQKQQARADRELSSAQEENRCLREALHEAEQKLPELRKQLEDYNRAKAKMATSRARVKVMEQELRELSVEHELLLQAFQKVQQERDELLRRQTEAVLDVQQRSGLKELLLERKLAALTETLEKKEAQLCAALSASTAGQPAASAAADKLQEILECKDVTSRALQEDLARECQEYNELLLTCKERLKTSGVPLLDFPFRSAEQILNGPTPKP; from the exons ATGCTGCGGAGCACG CCACCGAAGAATAAAGGCAAGAAGGCCGGGAAGGGGAAGTCCTCTGCGGTAGTGGACGGTCTTTCAACGGAGGAGATGTCCAAGGATCAG ctggaggagcacATAGTTCGCCTCCGAGAGGAGCTGGACAGAGAGCGGGAGGAGAGGAGCTACTTCCAGCTGGAGAGGGACAAGATCCAGGCCTTCTGGGAAACCTCCAAGAGGAACCTGGAGGAGACGAAGGCCGAGCTGAGGAACAGacgcagggagagagaggaggccgAGGAGCGCCACCGAGTGGAgatcagt GTGTACAAGCAGAAGCTGAAGCACGTCCTGTCCGAACAACACAACACCATCTCTGAGCTGAAGATGGACGGCGTCGCCTCCACCTCGCTGGTCCAGAATCAGCACACCCAGTCGGAGCTCAGGCTCCGGAAAGACGTGCACGGCCTGCAGGCggactgcagagagaagaggctGCAAAACGAAACCTGCATCAAGGAGCTGAAGCTg ACACACCAGGTGGAGCTGATGGAGCTGACGAACGACTACGACAGGAGGATCAGAG AAATTGAAGTCAAATACCACAAGAAAATGCAGTCGATGATCGAGGCGGAGGAAAAGAGGCGGAGGGCGGAGGTCAGCCAGCTGGAGCAGAGAATGAGAAGTCGCGTCGTGACTGTGATGGAGGACCAGGACCGAGCTCTCAGAGGGGCCGAGGAGTATTTCTTTACCGCTCAGACCAAACAGCTGGCGGATCAGAAGGCGCTGAAG GAGCGCCTCGCGGAGGCGCAGAAGCAGCAGGCGCgagcagacagagagctgtCATCAGCTCAGGAGGAGAACAGGTGTCTGCGCGAGGCTCTGCACGAGGCGGAGCAGAAGCTGCCCGAGCTCCGGAAACAGCTGGAAGACTACAACCGGGCCAAGGCCAAGATGGCG ACGAGCAGAGCGCGAGTGAAGGTCATGGAGCAGGAGCTGAGAGAGCTGAGCGTGGAGcacgagctgctgctgcaggcctTCCAGAAG GTTCAGCAGGAGCGTGACGAGCTGCTGCGGAGGCAGACGGAGGCCGTGCTGGACGTGCAGCAGAGGAGCgggctgaaggagctgctgctggagaggaaGCTGGCCGCTCTCACCGAGACTCTGGAGAAGAAGGAGGCTCAGCTCTGCGCCGCGCTCTCCGCCTCCACCGCCGGCCAACCTGCAGCCAGCGCCGCGGCAGACAAACTCCAG GAAATCCTGGAGTGTAAAGATGTCACCAGCAGAGCCCTACAGGAGGACCTGGCTCGAGAGTGTCAG GAGTACAACGAGCTGCTGCTGACCTGTAAGGAGCGGCTGAAGACTTCGGGCGTCCCTCTGTTGGACTTTCCCTTCAGGTCCGCAGAGCAGATCCTGAACGGCCCGACCCCCAAACCCTGA
- the ndufaf5 gene encoding arginine-hydroxylase NDUFAF5, mitochondrial isoform X2, with translation MHHCDSSSQIHQVLKPDGVFIGAMVGGETLYELRCSLQLAETEREGGFSPHISPYTAVTDLGNLLGQAGFNMLTVDIDEVQVHYPGIMEVMTDLQGMGESNCAWNRRLLLHRDTMLAAAAIYKEMYGNEDGSIPATFEILYMIGWKPHESQAKPAARGSATVSFRDLSKISQPPTDKS, from the exons ATGCACCACTGTGATTCCTCCTCTCAGATCCACCAGGTGCTGAAGCCGGACGGGGTGTTCATCGGGGCGATGGTGGGCGGGGAGACGCTCTACGAGCTGAGGTGCTCCCTCCAGCTCGCCGAGAccgagagggagggaggattcTCCCCCCACATCTCCCCCTACACGGCCGTCACCGACCTGGGCAACCTGCTGGGCCAGGCTGGCTTCAACATGCTGACTGTG GACATTGATGAAGTTCAGGTTCACTATCCGGGAATCATGGAAGTCATGACTGACCTACAAG GTATGGGTGAGAGTAACTGTGCCTGGAACAGGAGGTTGTTGCTGCACAGAGACACCAtgttagcagcagcagccatttATAAAG agaTGTACGGTAACGAGGACGGGTCCATTCCTGCCACCTTTGAGATCCTCTACATGATTGGCTGGAAGCCTCACGAGTCACAG gccaaacCAGCGGCGCGAGGCTCGGCCACCGTGTCTTTCAGGGATCTGTCAAAGATCAGCCAGCCGCCCACAGACAAGTCATAG
- the gas8 gene encoding dynein regulatory complex subunit 4 isoform X2 → MPPKNKGKKAGKGKSSAVVDGLSTEEMSKDQLEEHIVRLREELDREREERSYFQLERDKIQAFWETSKRNLEETKAELRNRRREREEAEERHRVEISVYKQKLKHVLSEQHNTISELKMDGVASTSLVQNQHTQSELRLRKDVHGLQADCREKRLQNETCIKELKLTHQVELMELTNDYDRRIREIEVKYHKKMQSMIEAEEKRRRAEVSQLEQRMRSRVVTVMEDQDRALRGAEEYFFTAQTKQLADQKALKERLAEAQKQQARADRELSSAQEENRCLREALHEAEQKLPELRKQLEDYNRAKAKMATSRARVKVMEQELRELSVEHELLLQAFQKVQQERDELLRRQTEAVLDVQQRSGLKELLLERKLAALTETLEKKEAQLCAALSASTAGQPAASAAADKLQEILECKDVTSRALQEDLARECQEYNELLLTCKERLKTSGVPLLDFPFRSAEQILNGPTPKP, encoded by the exons ATG CCACCGAAGAATAAAGGCAAGAAGGCCGGGAAGGGGAAGTCCTCTGCGGTAGTGGACGGTCTTTCAACGGAGGAGATGTCCAAGGATCAG ctggaggagcacATAGTTCGCCTCCGAGAGGAGCTGGACAGAGAGCGGGAGGAGAGGAGCTACTTCCAGCTGGAGAGGGACAAGATCCAGGCCTTCTGGGAAACCTCCAAGAGGAACCTGGAGGAGACGAAGGCCGAGCTGAGGAACAGacgcagggagagagaggaggccgAGGAGCGCCACCGAGTGGAgatcagt GTGTACAAGCAGAAGCTGAAGCACGTCCTGTCCGAACAACACAACACCATCTCTGAGCTGAAGATGGACGGCGTCGCCTCCACCTCGCTGGTCCAGAATCAGCACACCCAGTCGGAGCTCAGGCTCCGGAAAGACGTGCACGGCCTGCAGGCggactgcagagagaagaggctGCAAAACGAAACCTGCATCAAGGAGCTGAAGCTg ACACACCAGGTGGAGCTGATGGAGCTGACGAACGACTACGACAGGAGGATCAGAG AAATTGAAGTCAAATACCACAAGAAAATGCAGTCGATGATCGAGGCGGAGGAAAAGAGGCGGAGGGCGGAGGTCAGCCAGCTGGAGCAGAGAATGAGAAGTCGCGTCGTGACTGTGATGGAGGACCAGGACCGAGCTCTCAGAGGGGCCGAGGAGTATTTCTTTACCGCTCAGACCAAACAGCTGGCGGATCAGAAGGCGCTGAAG GAGCGCCTCGCGGAGGCGCAGAAGCAGCAGGCGCgagcagacagagagctgtCATCAGCTCAGGAGGAGAACAGGTGTCTGCGCGAGGCTCTGCACGAGGCGGAGCAGAAGCTGCCCGAGCTCCGGAAACAGCTGGAAGACTACAACCGGGCCAAGGCCAAGATGGCG ACGAGCAGAGCGCGAGTGAAGGTCATGGAGCAGGAGCTGAGAGAGCTGAGCGTGGAGcacgagctgctgctgcaggcctTCCAGAAG GTTCAGCAGGAGCGTGACGAGCTGCTGCGGAGGCAGACGGAGGCCGTGCTGGACGTGCAGCAGAGGAGCgggctgaaggagctgctgctggagaggaaGCTGGCCGCTCTCACCGAGACTCTGGAGAAGAAGGAGGCTCAGCTCTGCGCCGCGCTCTCCGCCTCCACCGCCGGCCAACCTGCAGCCAGCGCCGCGGCAGACAAACTCCAG GAAATCCTGGAGTGTAAAGATGTCACCAGCAGAGCCCTACAGGAGGACCTGGCTCGAGAGTGTCAG GAGTACAACGAGCTGCTGCTGACCTGTAAGGAGCGGCTGAAGACTTCGGGCGTCCCTCTGTTGGACTTTCCCTTCAGGTCCGCAGAGCAGATCCTGAACGGCCCGACCCCCAAACCCTGA
- the esf1 gene encoding ESF1 homolog — translation MSSRKHRDGDERFLRVQKDPRFWEMPERERKVTIDKRFQSMFHDKRFKVKYTVDKRGRPINHTSTDDLRRFYKLSDSEDEEDGEDEEDSKRKKKREEKKGKAVRSGGEQPEPGVTGEDDEDEEEEPSEEEEEDVDRGDSVTDGSEEEDDDDDAEKESDVGSGSEEEESGLDSEEDSDSGPDLARGKGNVETSSDDDDDDDDVDAFLRKEEEEIEHDWGELCKDAPQSDEVSARLAVCNMDWDRMKARDLLALFNSFTPKGGAVLSVRIYPSEFGKERLKLEETQGPMELKALPEDSEDDTEEERVYREKMRDYQFKRLKYYYAVVECDSAHTATKIYEECDGYEYESSCSVLDLRFIPDDVTFTEEPRDVATDVNLSAYTPKLFTSSAAATSKVQLTWDETDHERVTALNRKFNKDELLEMDFNAYLASSSEEEEEDEDGGVGFGEWESRDDEGPAEAEQTEKPVVEEKPQREEEKKKKKKSEAQISKYRELLKAVQDKEKQLEGDKDMEMEITWVPGLKETTEQLVKKKLEGKDKLTPWEEFLQKKKEKKKQKKSERKQGTAGEDELSDDELPPDVDLGDPFFAEELGATDLNRKQKGKKKKKQQEEEERTAEEEEELEKHKAEMALLMEDDAADAKHKHFNYDKIVEHQNLSKKKRKKLLKSGEQPPEDDDFQVDVKDPRFQALFTSHLFNLDPSHPSYKKTKATQSLLAEKQRRREEEQRHKAGVLSTQRTAPTQAESTAGEQEVVEKKQENDSDAPKSMDPSLSLLVKSIKSKTEQFQARKKQKLV, via the exons ATGTCGTCCAGAAAGCACCGGGACGGCGATGAGCGCTTCCTCCGGGTGCAGAAGGATCCGCGCTTCTGGGAAATGCCGGAGAGAGAACGCAAAGTCACGATCGACAAGCGTTTCCAGTCCATGTTTCATGACAAGCGCTTCAAGGTGAAGTACACCGTGGACAAACGAGGCCGTCCCATCAACCACACGTCCACAGACGACCTGAGGCGTTTCTACAAACTGTCAGACTCCGAGGAcgaagaggatggagaggatgaagaggactcaaagagaaagaagaagagggaagagaagaaaggaaaggcaGTGCGGAGCGGAGGAGAGCAGCCTGAACCAGGAGTCACAGGTGAAG ATgatgaagacgaggaggaggagccaagtgaggaggaggaggaggatgtcgACCGGGGAGACAGCGTCACAGAcggcagtgaggaggaggatgatgatgatgatgcagagaaagagagcgatgTCGGAAGCGGatcggaggaggaggagtccgGTCTGGATTCAGAGGAGGACAGCGACAGCGGGCCGGATCTGGCCAGAGGGAAGGGCAACGTAGAGACCAGCTCggacgacgacgatgatgacGACGACGTGGACGCCTTcctgaggaaagaggaagaggaaatcgAACACGACTGGGGAGAGCTGTGCAAAGACGCTCCGCAGAGTGACGAG GTGTCCGCTCGACTCGCCGTCTGCAACATGGACTGGGACCGCATGAAGGCCAGAGACCTGCTGGCTCTGTTCAACTCCTTCACACCTAAAGGAGGAGCTGTGCTGTCTGTCAGG ATTTACCCGTCAGAGTTTGGGAAGGAGAGGCTGAAGTTGGAGGAGACTCAGGGACCGATGGAGCTGAAGGCACTGCCGGAGGACTCTGAGGACGACACTGAGGAGgagag aGTTTACAGGGAGAAGATGCGTGACTATCAGTTCAAACGTCTCAAGTATTACTACGCTGTGGTGGAGTGTGACTCCGCCCACACGGCCACCAAGATCTACGAGGAGTGTGACGGCTACGAGTACGAGAGCAGCTGCTCCGTCCTCGACCTACG GTTCATTCCTGATGATGTCACGTTTACCGAGGAGCCCAGAGACGTAGCAACGGACGTGAACCTGTCGGCCTACACGCCCAAACTGTTCACCTCGTCTGCCGCCGCCACCTCGAAG GTGCAGCTGACGTGGGACGAGACGGACCACGAGCGGGTGACGGCCCTGAACAGGAAGTTCAATAAGGACGAGCTGCTGGAAATGGACTTTAATGCCTACCTGGCCTCCTCCagcgaagaggaggaggaagatgaagatggaGGGGTGGGGTTTGGAGAGTGGGAGAGCAGAGACGATGAAGGCCCAGCAGAGG ctgaacagacagaaaagcctGTCGTGGAGGAGAAACcccagagggaagaagagaagaagaagaaaaagaaaagtgaggcACAGATCTCCAAGtacagagagctgctgaaaGCTGTGCAGgacaaagagaagcagctggagggagacaaagacatGGAGATGGAGATTACCTGGGTGCCAG GACTGAAGGAGACGACGGAGCAGCTGgtgaagaagaagctggaggGCAAAGACAAGCTGACGCCCTGGGAGGAGTtcctgcagaagaagaaagagaagaagaagcagaagaaatcTGAAAGGAAACAG GGGACAGCAGGCGAGGACGAGCTCAGCGATGATGAACTTCCTCCAGATGTTGACCTCGGTGACCCCTTCTTCGCAGAGGAGCTCGGTGCCACAG atctgaacaggaaacagaagggaaagaagaagaagaagcagcaggaggaggaggagcggacggctgaggaggaagaggagctggagaaacacaag gcTGAGATGGCTCTGCTGATGGAGGACGATGCCGCCGAcgccaaacacaaacactttaacTACGACAAGATCGTGGAGCATCAGAACCTgagcaagaagaagaggaagaagctgcTGAAGAGCGGCGAGCAGCCGCCGGAGGACGACGACTTCCAG GTGGACGTTAAAGACCCTCGCTTCCAGGCCCTGTTCACCTCCCACCTGTTCAACCTGGACCCGTCCCACCCCAGCTACAAGAAGACTAAAGCCACTCAGAGCCTCCTCGCCGAGAAGCAGCGCAGACgagaggaggagcagcggcACAAGGCGGGCGTCCTCAGCACTCAGAGGACCGCGCCCACGCAGGCGGAGTCCACCGCCGGTGAACAGGAAGTGGTGgagaagaaacaggaaaatgacTCTGATGCTCCAAAGTCGATGGACCCCAGTCTGTCTCTGCTCGTCAAGTCCATCAAAAGCAAAACGGAGCAGTTTCAGGCTCGGAAGAAACAGAAGCTCGTGTAG